Proteins co-encoded in one Natronorubrum daqingense genomic window:
- a CDS encoding RNase J family beta-CASP ribonuclease, with protein MEIEIATIGGYEEVGRQMTAVRAGDDIVIFDMGLNLSKVLIHDNIRTEGMHSLDLIDMGAIPDDRVMSDLEGDVQAIVPTHGHLDHIGAISKLAHRYDAPIVGTPFTIELVSDDAEEEQKFDLDNDLVKMEAGETMTIGDHGCELEFVNVTHSIIQAINPVLHTPEGAIVYGLDKRMDHNPVIGDPIDMDRFREIGREGVLCYIEDCTNANKKGRTPSENVAREHLRDVLYSMEDYDGAILASTFSSHIARVKSLIEFARDIGRTPILLGRSMETYSGTAKQIGVDFPSDVEMVGYRRSIEQTLERIMNEGKENFLPIVTGHQGEPRALLTRMARGETEFELEPGDKVVYSARVIPEPTNEGQRYQAEKLLAMQGARVYSDIHVSGHLCQEGHYTMLDALQPENIIPAHQDLSGLSGYVDLATDQGYTLGRDIHITSNGNVIQIN; from the coding sequence ATGGAAATTGAAATTGCGACGATTGGCGGCTACGAAGAAGTCGGACGGCAGATGACTGCCGTCCGCGCCGGTGACGATATCGTGATCTTCGACATGGGACTGAACCTTTCGAAGGTCCTCATTCACGATAATATCCGAACCGAAGGGATGCACAGTCTCGATCTGATCGACATGGGTGCGATCCCCGACGACCGGGTCATGAGCGACTTAGAGGGCGACGTTCAGGCGATCGTCCCGACGCACGGCCACCTCGATCACATCGGGGCGATCAGCAAACTCGCTCATCGATACGACGCACCCATCGTCGGAACACCGTTCACGATCGAACTCGTAAGCGACGATGCCGAAGAAGAGCAGAAGTTCGATCTCGACAACGATCTCGTCAAAATGGAGGCCGGCGAAACGATGACGATCGGTGACCACGGCTGTGAACTCGAATTCGTCAACGTCACCCACTCGATCATCCAGGCGATCAACCCGGTCTTGCACACGCCCGAGGGGGCGATCGTCTACGGACTCGACAAGCGTATGGACCACAACCCTGTCATCGGCGACCCGATCGATATGGATCGCTTCCGTGAGATCGGCCGTGAAGGCGTCCTCTGTTACATCGAAGACTGTACGAACGCGAACAAGAAGGGTAGAACTCCCAGCGAGAACGTCGCGCGAGAACACCTCCGAGACGTCCTATACAGCATGGAGGACTACGACGGTGCAATCCTCGCATCGACGTTCTCGAGCCATATCGCTCGAGTCAAATCGCTCATCGAATTTGCTCGAGATATCGGACGGACGCCGATCTTGCTCGGCCGATCGATGGAAACGTACTCGGGAACCGCCAAGCAGATCGGCGTCGATTTCCCATCGGACGTCGAAATGGTTGGCTACCGTCGCTCCATCGAACAGACCTTAGAGCGGATCATGAACGAGGGCAAAGAGAACTTCCTGCCGATCGTCACGGGCCACCAAGGCGAACCGCGAGCCCTACTCACGCGAATGGCTCGTGGCGAAACCGAGTTCGAACTCGAGCCCGGCGACAAGGTGGTGTACTCCGCACGCGTAATCCCCGAGCCAACCAACGAGGGCCAACGCTATCAAGCGGAGAAATTGCTCGCCATGCAAGGAGCGCGTGTCTACTCCGACATCCACGTTTCGGGCCACCTCTGTCAGGAAGGCCACTACACGATGCTCGATGCGCTTCAACCGGAGAACATCATCCCGGCCCACCAGGATCTCAGTGGACTTTCGGGATACGTCGATCTCGCGACCGATCAAGGCTACACGCTCGGGCGAGATATACACATCACGTCGAACGGAAACGTTATTCAAATAAACTGA
- a CDS encoding ATP-binding protein yields the protein MSRQDERQTHESLYDTAQEFGDTEDSIDIDISFRIIRQFSKQLYDNPRRAIEELVCNSYDANAKECYIHTPNDVDDGLYVLDDGHSMDMDGLEWLWKVASSRKSQGDDEDRVSGDRQQIGKFGVGKLASFALGSRLTYVATKNGKTRIVSVHQDRLKEETEDDDFDVYEFQASEARDHLNRFFTNIPDPWENNWDSWTLAVVEDIPERNTGTDLQPWHLKNMIRTAIPTSTNFSAYLNQEKISEREPNGEEIFNVDVTEDVMIDRIETTLKNYWSSRKSIGPDDVSEELYEVTRTTFSDPQDTNERIAGIEVPILGPVSGQGRYFDRSLTTDKRRERGFQDHGFRVNVRGKLINKSDPLFGLEPLSFSTWAQFLAEFEMPGLDEVIRVQRDQLMDEPETHIARRILKQTFQEVRQQQRNQEDEDNAGIISRSSSSSSSGETLQRTFSDRLQERSNHYAYDAVSGLHDETEKRSLDLDDIDIEVKPLKPTDRAVEYNSDELQVIINEGHPLIDTLRRSSDFTRNIEDAFKEILAARLLIYGYLRKNGADRLALAASRQIFDSVLRSAAGNLGADELDYQLSELDDASTVGGTRFEEAIVNIFQNIGLSAAQDGGPDTHDGVIEIPQVGDNFRVSVEAKGSQGIVSHSQLSFDSVNRHRSEQNCDQAIVIAREFQTEGRNEQRSALLRNLDPEINDEAVSNISLMTTEAIETFLRLHDRQPFTYSETKQVLSNDVLPENLPDKIIDVWEEKPDDELTKSILMIGHEMMETDPNNPPSVGAVAYDERMRTRDVTREEIEERLESLDVLTKSVKMLGDDKFEIDADADTILTEVDDSREAVDDALSNNLIVGENQESQEN from the coding sequence ATGTCCAGACAAGATGAACGGCAAACCCACGAATCATTATATGATACTGCCCAAGAATTTGGTGATACGGAGGATTCAATCGATATAGATATCAGTTTCCGTATTATAAGGCAGTTTTCCAAACAATTATACGATAACCCTCGCAGAGCCATTGAAGAACTTGTTTGTAATAGCTACGATGCTAATGCCAAAGAGTGTTACATTCATACTCCTAATGATGTAGATGACGGGCTGTATGTCTTGGATGATGGACATTCAATGGACATGGACGGACTTGAATGGCTTTGGAAAGTAGCTTCTAGTCGAAAATCCCAGGGTGATGATGAGGATCGTGTGAGTGGTGATCGACAACAGATTGGAAAGTTTGGTGTTGGTAAGTTAGCCTCATTTGCGCTCGGATCTAGGTTAACTTATGTTGCAACTAAGAATGGGAAAACACGTATAGTCTCCGTCCATCAAGACCGATTAAAGGAGGAAACGGAAGATGATGACTTTGATGTATATGAGTTTCAAGCTAGTGAAGCGCGAGACCATTTGAATCGCTTTTTTACTAACATTCCAGACCCATGGGAAAATAATTGGGATAGTTGGACTTTAGCAGTAGTAGAAGACATCCCAGAAAGAAATACTGGTACCGATCTGCAACCTTGGCATCTGAAAAACATGATTCGCACAGCTATACCAACTTCAACAAACTTCTCTGCATATTTAAACCAAGAAAAAATATCTGAAAGAGAGCCTAACGGCGAAGAGATATTTAATGTTGATGTAACTGAAGATGTGATGATTGATAGGATTGAGACAACATTAAAGAATTACTGGTCTTCAAGGAAGAGTATCGGCCCTGATGATGTGAGTGAAGAATTATATGAGGTCACGAGGACAACTTTCAGCGACCCTCAAGACACGAACGAAAGGATTGCTGGAATTGAGGTACCCATACTAGGTCCCGTATCTGGCCAGGGACGCTATTTCGACAGGTCTCTTACAACAGACAAGCGTCGAGAAAGAGGCTTCCAGGATCACGGTTTTCGTGTCAATGTTCGCGGAAAGCTTATTAATAAATCAGATCCGCTCTTTGGATTAGAACCATTGAGCTTTTCGACCTGGGCTCAGTTTTTAGCTGAATTTGAAATGCCCGGGCTAGATGAGGTTATTCGAGTTCAAAGGGACCAGTTAATGGATGAACCGGAGACACATATTGCAAGAAGAATTCTCAAACAAACTTTTCAAGAGGTAAGGCAACAGCAACGTAATCAGGAAGACGAAGATAACGCTGGTATAATTAGTAGGTCTAGTTCTAGTTCTAGTTCTGGTGAAACACTACAGCGTACATTCTCTGATAGACTACAAGAGCGATCTAATCATTACGCATATGATGCAGTCAGTGGTCTCCATGACGAAACGGAAAAAAGGAGTTTAGATTTAGATGATATCGATATCGAAGTAAAGCCATTAAAACCTACAGACCGAGCTGTTGAGTACAATTCTGATGAACTCCAAGTGATCATTAATGAAGGACACCCCCTCATAGATACACTGAGGAGGTCGTCAGATTTCACGAGAAATATCGAAGATGCCTTTAAAGAAATACTCGCGGCAAGACTTTTGATCTATGGGTATCTGAGGAAAAATGGTGCCGACCGACTTGCTTTAGCAGCTAGTAGACAAATTTTCGATTCTGTTTTGAGAAGTGCAGCTGGTAATCTTGGAGCTGATGAGTTAGATTACCAGTTGTCTGAGTTAGACGATGCAAGTACAGTTGGTGGGACAAGATTTGAAGAAGCTATTGTGAATATCTTTCAAAATATCGGTCTAAGTGCTGCTCAGGATGGTGGTCCAGATACTCATGATGGCGTAATAGAAATACCACAAGTGGGAGATAACTTTCGAGTGTCAGTGGAGGCAAAAGGGTCACAAGGAATTGTGTCACATTCACAGCTAAGTTTTGATTCTGTAAATCGACACAGGAGTGAGCAAAATTGCGATCAGGCGATAGTCATCGCAAGAGAGTTCCAAACCGAGGGTAGAAATGAACAAAGAAGTGCACTCTTACGCAATCTAGATCCAGAAATTAATGACGAAGCAGTTAGCAACATATCACTGATGACAACCGAAGCTATTGAAACTTTTCTTCGACTTCATGACAGACAGCCTTTCACCTATTCTGAGACGAAACAAGTTCTTTCTAATGATGTATTACCAGAAAATCTGCCAGACAAAATTATTGATGTTTGGGAGGAGAAGCCAGATGATGAATTAACAAAGTCCATCCTCATGATTGGACATGAAATGATGGAGACTGATCCAAATAACCCACCATCAGTTGGAGCGGTAGCATACGACGAAAGAATGAGAACGAGGGATGTTACACGAGAGGAAATTGAGGAGCGGTTAGAATCACTAGATGTTCTTACGAAATCTGTGAAGATGTTGGGTGATGATAAATTTGAAATTGATGCAGATGCAGATACGATATTAACAGAAGTCGACGATTCAAGAGAAGCAGTTGATGATGCTCTAAGTAACAATCTAATTGTTGGTGAAAATCAAGAAAGTCAAGAGAATTAA
- a CDS encoding TRM11 family methyltransferase, whose product MSSHIEEDELDPLDLSERRQYTHRAHRFPGKFHPPLIAEIIQQHPEHEVIGDPMCGSGTTGVESVVAGKNTLCIDIDPLSALMTRAKTKPVDVGAFNEVCDRIIDQVSGFPEKGSYSQERARQEVEQNISVGQYAIPYNLFHWFDPYVAVGYSRLLSESHHVLKHESNEMRDAVHTALAAMVRQISRADPDPVSGLEVTKIRRQELNDGITFDVSSSFNNVSNRLARGYEQLNSLDEIGESSVIEGDAKKFSDICSKVDEPPSMIITSPPYCNAIEYSRRHRLEYEWLGLFNNPDVENQRNQRIETSRDFFGSTTPKQGTLRNLPEVPHTDIKRVTGEIEEMGHERKANLLRKYFLDAYDWISEIYKALPSGGLFCMIIGPSTSYGKTIDTPNYLKEITLKETGFELVEKPRRYKLVNNKMQYPTNGETTELECLLKFRAE is encoded by the coding sequence ATGAGCAGTCATATTGAGGAGGACGAACTTGATCCACTTGATCTCTCCGAGAGAAGACAGTACACACATCGAGCACATCGATTTCCTGGAAAGTTCCACCCTCCACTGATTGCCGAAATAATTCAACAACACCCAGAGCACGAAGTAATTGGAGATCCAATGTGTGGATCTGGTACAACTGGTGTTGAAAGTGTCGTTGCTGGGAAGAACACTCTTTGTATTGATATTGATCCTCTCAGTGCACTAATGACTCGTGCAAAGACCAAACCAGTAGATGTGGGAGCCTTTAACGAGGTCTGTGATAGAATTATTGATCAAGTTAGTGGTTTCCCAGAAAAAGGCAGTTATTCCCAAGAGAGAGCACGTCAGGAAGTTGAGCAGAATATCTCTGTTGGCCAATATGCAATACCATACAACCTTTTCCATTGGTTTGATCCGTATGTGGCTGTTGGCTATTCTCGACTTCTAAGTGAGTCTCACCACGTTCTGAAACATGAGTCTAATGAAATGAGGGATGCAGTTCATACAGCTCTTGCTGCAATGGTGCGACAAATATCGAGAGCAGATCCAGATCCAGTAAGTGGTCTTGAAGTTACAAAGATACGGCGACAAGAACTTAACGATGGAATTACCTTCGACGTGAGCAGTTCATTTAACAATGTCTCAAATCGCCTTGCTAGGGGGTATGAGCAATTAAATTCCTTAGATGAAATTGGAGAAAGTTCTGTGATTGAAGGAGATGCGAAAAAATTCTCTGATATATGTTCCAAGGTGGATGAACCACCATCTATGATCATCACATCTCCGCCTTATTGTAACGCAATTGAATATTCCCGACGTCATCGATTGGAATACGAATGGTTGGGTCTATTCAACAACCCTGATGTGGAAAATCAACGTAATCAGCGGATTGAAACCTCTCGGGATTTTTTCGGTAGCACAACTCCCAAGCAAGGCACACTCCGAAATCTCCCTGAAGTACCTCATACGGATATAAAACGTGTTACAGGTGAGATTGAGGAAATGGGACATGAACGCAAAGCAAATTTACTCAGAAAATACTTCTTAGACGCCTATGACTGGATTAGCGAGATATACAAGGCACTTCCAAGTGGAGGTCTTTTTTGTATGATTATTGGGCCGAGTACCTCATACGGAAAAACGATTGATACACCAAATTACTTAAAAGAAATCACGCTTAAAGAAACTGGATTTGAACTTGTTGAAAAACCCCGACGATATAAACTAGTGAATAATAAAATGCAATATCCTACAAATGGGGAAACGACTGAATTAGAATGTCTCTTGAAATTCAGAGCTGAATGA